The region AGAGAATGAAATCATGACAGCCATTAAAGAGGCCATGAAAGCAAAAGATCAAACAGCTCTCGCAGCATTAAGAGCCGTAAAGAGTGAGATTTTATTAGCGAGAACATCAGGTACTAGTGACGGGCTGACCGAAGAAGAGGAAGTTAAGCTGGTTCAAAAATTAGTAAAGCAACGCAAGGACAGTGCTCGCATCTTTTCAGAGCAAAACAGAGAAGACCTCTCGGAGCCAGAACTCGCTCAAGCAGCAGTGTTAGAGCAATTTTTACCAGAACAATTGAGTGAAGAAGAAATAACAAAAGTAGTGACCGCTATCATTGCTAAAACAGGTGCCGCAGGAATGAAAGACATGGGTAAAGTTATGGGAATGGCAAATAAAGAACTCGCTGGCAAAGCAGATGGGAGAACCATAAGTGCTGTTGTAAAAGCACAACTGACTTAATTTTATAATTCGTTTTATTAAAAATGGCTGCAATTTATTGCAGCCATTTTTGTTTTTTGCACTTTTGAGATTATAGAATGTTTGATGATTGGCAAAATATTTTTTTTAAAAACATTATTGATACGCCGCTCTAGCGAAAGCAAAATATTTTTTTATTTTCTATAAATTAATGTATATTTAAGTGCTAACTTAAAGCATGAACGAATTACGATATTACGACTTGGGTTATTCTGAGGTATTTATTTTTGAAAATTATTTAATCAACCAGATTAAAGAAGGAGAAATAGTGACTGTTGATCATGCGCAAGTCTTGAAGGCGATGATTGATAAACACTTTT is a window of Nonlabens sp. MB-3u-79 DNA encoding:
- a CDS encoding GatB/YqeY domain-containing protein, with translation MSLENEIMTAIKEAMKAKDQTALAALRAVKSEILLARTSGTSDGLTEEEEVKLVQKLVKQRKDSARIFSEQNREDLSEPELAQAAVLEQFLPEQLSEEEITKVVTAIIAKTGAAGMKDMGKVMGMANKELAGKADGRTISAVVKAQLT